The Aquila chrysaetos chrysaetos chromosome 21, bAquChr1.4, whole genome shotgun sequence DNA window TTCCCCTCAGAGTGGTGTGGATGACCTACCGTAGCCTGGACTATGGGTGTACAAAGTGACTGGCCAGCAGGTACAAGAAGTCACACTAGAACTTCCCCCTTAGGCAGTGCTAAtttgtatttcccttttctgttccaCAGCCAACTTCCTTATAAAACATAATTACCTCAGATTTTTGTCTCTTGAATGCAGATAAAACGCCACCcaggttaaaaaatatttggggagaaaataggaCATGGGTACCAGTGTGGCATATGCTCATTTCCATAGGAAACTAAAACACTGGAGAGAGGCACAATGAGCCGAACTTATTGTCGTTTTCAGTATCAAGCATTGACGCTAAATTAAGCTGAACTTGATGATTTAAGGCTTAGTAAATTACTACTTCCAACTGTAAAGGCAACATTACATTGTGGATAGAGCACTGGAATGGGGCTCAGAAGAGCAGAGTTATACTCTTCTTTGCCATGGATTTACTGAATGAATTTTGGCAAATGTTACCttcatgtgtataaatacaggTCAATCTTCCACTTTTCTTGTAATCTGtgtaagaaatgcaaaaatgaagcagcatATTGTCTAGGGACCACAAAGACAATCTTTTTCCAGGAAACAGCCTTACTGTAACTTCTTGGCAACCACAGGCAGTATAAACTGAGTCAGGAGGAGTGATCTCAGCCTTTTCATACATCTGCATTGTTCCCCTCCACCACAGCTTTGTAGAGTAGGAGTAAGAGACACTCAAATGCAATTTATGGAAACTTAAGCAAATACAAATTGGAGTAGCCCCTTAGTGTTATCAGCATATTCAATAGCTTGTGGTGAATCATAACTGAGGTATCTGCTTTCCAGTACATTAACACTAAATCAGAGGTTGGGTAGTATTACTCTGACCCAAGCAATGGGTCCACTTCTACGGGAAGTGGTTGAAATGTCCAGACACCAGCCTAATTTGCCCTAGAGTTACAATGCAGTATATTACAAACATACTGTGAATTCTGAAAATtcctgacaaaacaaaaaaatatacctAGAAACTCACCGTCAGTGTCTTCAATCCATCATGGAAGATCCTTATTACAGCCTGCCACAAATTTAGCTACTTGGGTACTGTCTGCAACCTAGCTGGTCAATTATTTTCCTCTACTTCTACGCCAGATGAATGGAGGAACCAagccattttgtttttaaagtcctTACAAGCTTTTGGTTAAGTGTACCTAAAGTCCATCAACATGCAAGGCCCTGCTTGTCCTCTCCACTTTGATTATTGAGCAAATACCTTTGTTTCCTGCATGATTAACAACATTAAATGAGTATCTTAGTCCAGCACCTAGTAAGAGAAACATCTTGGTTACCCATCTCTGTAGCTCTAGATGGGACCTGAAGgccaaagaaaagcttgtgcCCATTTCAGCCCTTTAAGTGGTGCTTTGTTATGCAAAGTTCCTCTTATCTCACTTTTAGGAAGTCTCTTGGGACATAATATAGAGAAGGTAGAATGAAAGGTAACTGGAACTGTTCATTAGAACgcattattttattaatcaaaaaagatcagaaaaagctggagggacagCAGGTGAATAGATGACACTGAACCAACACATTGTCAAAAATTGTTCAACAATCCAACTATAGTTGGTTACCTTGTTCTGCCAGTGTAAAGGAGCCTCAGATGTGGATATGGATCCCTGAAGAGCTTTGATCTCATCAAGAAGTAGCTAAGAGGAGATTCTGAACTGGTCCCAGTCACAGCAATGGAGGCCAAGCAAGAATATTACCACTTGCAAGTCTTGCAACAGTAAGTAAGCACCAGACTCATTAACCAGAGCCTCATTGTGCTACCTATGAGCCATAACCACAAAAAGACTTTCTCTGGCTTACAGAACTGTAATCTCCTATTTTCTGATTCACAGAGCCTGTATCAGACTGAAGGAAGCAGAACGTTAACCAGAGCAGTGCAAGAACTGGACAGCCTCAGCTTTAAGAACCTATGGGTGCTATGTTCCTCCTGACTCATTCAATTTCTCCAAGGATATTCCCCTTGGGCTGTTCCAGGGAAACAATCTACTATTTCATGACCAGTTAGGTTTTGAGAAGACTTCAAACTAAGAGATTACTTTTTGCAAAGTTTCTCTATTTCTCTATCCATCAGACAAAATTTATGAAATCAAACTTCCTTGATACTCTCAAGGTAACTTCCAAGGTCTCCTCTTCAGAGAGGAAACGAGCTTTACCGTTCTTGCTGTCTACATGGTAGGggaggtgcagcagcagcttcctgTAAAAGAGGATACAGTGAATTTCAATGTCTCAGACTGGGTGAGCAATTGAGATGGCATTGCAAGTTACTCTTGCAATTTGCCAGTCAGTATACCAAGGCATGTTCTTTCAGTATATCTTGTTCTCATGACAGGTTGTGGGGTTCCTACAATACCAAGTGCACTGCTATACAGGCCCTGAAATATTTCCAACACTATTCCTTTCTTTCGGCTGTGGCTATGACAACGGTTTCCAATGATGGATTGTGAGCTCTCTCCACTGTTCTTGCTTTTGCacagtgctgcattttaaatgaagagggaggaggagctgcatttaaaatgctCTCCTGGTGGTAAAAATCTGAATAATGCCTAAAGCCTGAAAGTGTCTTCAGGAGTCTGTCTTCTCTAGTAAAACCAAAGAAGTGGTACAGCCTGATTACAGATTCTGGCCAGTACAGTTTCACAAAGGGTATGTCTACACTGCAAAGCACAGTTCAGGTATGAGAATGGACTTACAGTTATAAAGTTGCTGGCATTTTAACCTACATTGAAGATTAATTCAGTGATCCCCTACCTGTGGCTCAGGCACATAATACACAAAAAAAGGCTGGATCTTGGACTCGGGAACTATTCCACAGTCCCTTGCTATGTTAGACATACAGCTTTTCCTGGAATGGCTGACAAGCCTTCCAGTTTATCTCCTCACGAGGATGTCTCAAGTCTGGACCCATTCAACTCTTCTCACTGACAACAGTTCAAACTTATTTGCTCATGCAAAACCCAGACTCTTTCCCCTCTCATCCCAGGCTTATATATTAACAATATAAATGATGGGCCAGTCTTGGACCTCCACTCTATTCACAGTGCAAACAGAATCAAGGGCACTTTAGAATCAACAGATCTGCCCAGCCAAACACTATAAAGCCTAACAAGACAACACGGTAGCATAGATGGGGGTTACTTTAAATTGGCATTTAAGTCATGCTGATTCTTTTTCAGACCTTTTCAGCTGTCTTGTAGGAGCCATGGCTGAAAGAGGTACAGTCAAAACACCTTTGCACCACACCTACTGAAGGTAGCCATTTGCTGTAATTTGGAGAAGTCGTTAAAATCAGCTTGGCTTAGAATCAGCCCCAGGACTACAGAGTTGGAAACAGTTCCTTTGAGGCATCCTACACGTCTGTGAGAGTACAGAGTTTTTCAGTATGTAGAACTTGAAACcttgcttgtttctttcataTGGAGAAGACTTGTACTTATATTTGTGAAAGCAGCACTGGCTCAGGCTGTACCCAAGCAACCATTAGATTTACGGCGAACTTTTTATTTGCTAGGCTTGTGACTAGAGACAGCTGGATACTAAGAAGATAATGGCAGATCTGAGTCACCAAAAAGATagaattgcaaaagaaaaaggatgctgAAGTTTTCCTACATCTGCAGTATTGCATTAAGCTACCTCTTTTACTACCTATAGGTTCTGCAAGTCATTAGCTGAACAATTATTCCTCCTGATCTTCCAGTTTCAGAGCTAGCACTTCCAAATATTCTTCCACTCCTGTTGCATCTTTGGGTTGAGTCAAAGCAGCGGGTAACCAACTCAGCCTGGTTTTGTCTGTGAGAAAGGTGGCTTTTCTATAGTTAGTCCACTAGGGACAGAACTTATTTGGGCCTTAATCCATGTCCTGCACCTtgaatttatttgcagaaaGCTATTCATATATGGATCTTCCCACATCCCATTCAATGCAGCAAGTCAGCCCAGAGAGGATTAAGCTTTCTTATGAAAGCACTCTATTGTGAAGAAGGacttaaagcaaaacagacaaGGGAATTATCTGGTAATCTCAGGCAGGGTAATTGCACACTGTGGGAAAAATGGAGGAAGACTGAGAAGTCTGAGAGTACATCAGTCAGTTGATTATCTTTGTAGGTTTGAAATagccttattaaaaaaagaactcaaAGGAAATCTCTTTAGGGAAACCTTGTAACATTTCCATCCCTGCATCCATGCCTGGATATGTCCACAATTTgtctttcagcttctgaaaatgtatCTGCACATCTTGGGCCATCTTCAGTTATATATTTGTACAAATTAGTATTTAGAAAGCAAACTCCCAAGAAGTCCTTCAGGACTGTGGGCAGTTTTTTGCCGGACATTTTGGGCCCTTGAAGCCTTGCTGCTTAAGTAGCCAAAATCTGTCTTAAAGCTATTTTTGCTAGAACAGTATCACAGATTCAAAGCTAGCACACTATTAAACCTATGGAAGGACTATGGTTGTTTTAGTCCATATCAATTTTTCATGTGCAATTAATAATCCAATCTTCATCTTTAGTTTTGCTTTCCACACAGCATTCAGTTGAAGGCTTGGTTAAACCTCCTTTCAACCAAGATATTAACTGTACTTCTATCAATTGTGTTTCACTTACTTTTTGGGAGTTCGAAGGTCAAGAACTTTGTCCTGGATATCTAATGTGATGTCTGAGTACCTTGTCTCTGGTAGCTtgattttaatctgaaatgatGGGTAAAGGTAAAGCTGTGGTTAGATATGTAGCCCTACAAGCCATAAAAGATCTCATCTTCATGAATATTTTGATGCTAGTGTCAAAGAGCAACATTCCAAATAGGTAATCTGTATCAGAGAAAATATGATAGTGAAAATCATTGCTTTCAATAGCTTAGTGATGTGTATTGATAtcctattttcttcaaaatcctGAGCTGATAATGTACTTGACATGTATTCTACATCCATCAAAACCCTCTGGCTTTGTGTATTCCAAGAACAGCttttttctaatacaaaaaCTGCACAGCAGTTCTACCTGTCCTGAAGTTCAGAAAGCAGGGAAGTCTTTGATGATATAATAATGGGACAGGATCTGATATCTGCAGCTTTAAAGACTGTCAGTATTGTAGCATTCTGCTAACTTGTATACCTTGTAATAAATGCAGGCAGATGAAAACTAtctccttcccagcccctctcccctccaaaaCTGTATCCAAGATGAAACTTCATCTTAGAGCTACTTTCTATTTTCCCCAAGTCTGTATGTGGCATATGCATTTGCACAGATTCTCCTGAGTACACTAGGACCTTGAGAAGACATACCTGAGTTCCTCAGGTTAGCAAGTGTAAATATTATCTACAAATGCTTGAAGAACTACAAGAAAATCCTACAGGAGGCCAAAGGCAGCAATACAGCTTGGTGTTTACATTCTGTCCCTCAAGAAGGTGGCAAGAttgaaaaaggcagagaaagggcACAAAGAAGGGATGGGAGATACAGGTTCAGCTCACCACTACATCTTCACAGCAGGCTGTGGAGGGGTCTTTCCTGCTCATCCCAAAGAAGACATCCTCTGTTCCCACACACTGTTTGAATAAAATCTGATAcctgagaaagagaaatagtTGCCTAACAATACTGGAGAAGGGGCAAGAGACTAAAGGAGATGGTATTTCTCAGAGGACCGTAAATATCCTCATCACATGgtctctcctccttttcagtCGCTCTTCAAGGCTTCAACCCACCTGCACTGGGTTTCTGTTCAGAGCCATGACTGAGTTAGCTAGAAGACAGGTGAAGATCATTCACTCCACCTTCCAAGGCAGTCACTTTGCTGCCTCCACTAACCAGCCTTTGCAGGATCAGGAAATGTATCCTAACTGAATATGATACTTATCAACTAGTTAAACACCACAAACTCTTgggaaacagatttcaaaaggaTGCTGTCGAAATTACATGTGTTCTGTTCTGTCTTTCAACGTATTCTTGCAGCCTGAGCATAACAGTCTTTTGTCAGATTgtaattgttttgcatttggccaacatttattttctaccCCTCCACATCTACAAAATGTAGAATCACGTACTCCCTTGCTCTTGATACTTAATGAGTGAGGAAATACAAACGAAATTTGTATTTAGAACATACGTTACTCCTACTAAATTGAGCAAAATAAGTGGAGTGAGTCACTTCTCTAAGCTGTTGGAAAGAGTGTATGGAAAGTCTTTTTCACATCTCCAGTGTTCATATGCATATGTAATAATTCCTAAGTCAATGAGAAATCTGTCTAATAGCTCTGGATGCACCTCTCTAgccatctgttttccttttgggcCATTTTCCTTGATTCAATTTGATGAACTATTACAAAGACTTATACTCTCTTTTCATCTGTGCAACACAGGTCATAATTGCTTGAGGCTAGAGAAGCACCACATTTTAcccagcagggaggggaagggtcaAAAAATGGCATGAGAAAAGCTTCTGTTGTGCCCACAATACAAAGAGAGCATGTTCTATACCTCACAGACGATGGTTTCAAGAACAAGTGTACAACTGTATGTGAGGCTATACGTGAATGTCAAATTCAGAAAGGCTGACTCTAAGTTCAGGTGAATCTCAGTCCTGTGTTTAGATCAGGAAATTGAACACCTCATGGCATGACTTACgtgcagagaaaaatgaggaTTCTGGACTACAAACTAGCATACAACGTGCAGCTTCATGGGCTTCAGtccatctgctccagcactCCAGGATATGGCATCAGAACACAATGATTAGAAATGCAAAGGCTGCTTTGTGGATTGATCCTGAAGGCTTTCTGACTTCTACAAACTACAACTAACATGCCTGATTGCATCTATTTCAAGAAcgtttttgttattgtttttctaTAAGCAAGGGAAAAGACTCTGGTTTTAGGCTGTCCCTTGACAAAGTAAGATTGCATGACAAATCCTAAAAGTTCAAAACTGCCTGCATATAGCCTTTCTTCTTGTAGCACTATTTGTCTCTAAAGAGCTTAattctttgaaatgcaaatataagTTGGAGTACTTTATGAATTTATGAGTATGAAAAATGCATGCATCTCGGTTGCAGCAGGAAAAGACAGGTATTTCACACAAATGGCATATTTGAAAGCTAGTAAATCATTTTGCTGGCCTAATTCCTTTCCTAATCCCACTTTATACAAGTACCTGACACTGCAAGTAATCTTATGATGGGAAAAACCAGCTCTACGTTTCTGTTATGCGATCAGAAGTTTTCCAAGGGAGAGGTTAAAATCACTCCTCTGGTGTTCCTTTAGATGCAACACCAATATCCTTCCTTTCTCGTTCCATGACACAAGCTTTTCAGATGGCTGTTTCACTCAAATGCAGTAGATGCTGTTTAACTCATATTTCCATTAATGCTATGTaaagctgtgctggttttggctggggtagacttaattttcttcacagtagctagtacagggctacattttggatttgtgctgagaacagtgttggtaattcagggatgttttagttattgctgagcagtgcttagacagagtcaaggccttttccacttctcaccccaccccaccagtaagtaggctgggggggggcacaagaagttgggaggggacacagctgggacagctgactccaactgaccaaagggatattccataccatatgacatcatgctcagcatataaagctgggggaagaaggaggaaggaggggacattcagagttatggcgttttgtcttcccaagtaaccattactTGTAGTGGAGCCCTgatttcctggagatggctcaacacctgcctgccaatgggaagtggggaatgaattccttgttttgctttgcttgcatgtgtggcttttgctttacttattggactgtctttatctcaacccacgagttttctcacttttacccttctgattctctcccccatccccctgtgaAGGAGTAAGCAAGCAGCCGTGTGGGGCTTAGtggccagctggggttaaaccacaacaaaagcCCATGCAGAGTGTCTCAGCTCACTTACTCTGGCTGTTCTCTAGGGTCCCAGGTATCATCAAATTCAGATCCTTCTGGGACCTCCTCTGCACTCCAAAtagttttcatgttttcagatttcACTTGAAAAGTACCTGTAAGTgatgagaaaaatcacattgtcaTATTTTGGAATGTCTCTGTTCCTCTAGGTTTGTTGAAAACTTAGATTTTTCTAGgctttagaaaaatctttgtatTAAAAGCATTCTAGTTAATGATTACAGTCTCCTTCACCTCAGTATCTTATGAATGAGAATTTGCAGAGGGaggatgttttcctttcccttaaaTCTCCTTTACCCAAACTCTATGTCAAGGAAATCCTCCTTTCAGGCATAAAAAAATCTAGCACTTCAAAATGGATAAAGTGTAGAAGTATGAAATATTAATCTTCTCCAAGCCCCCTGACATGAGATTTTTAAGTGAGCAGAGTAATTTACAAAAGGACCACCTCCTCACACAGAAATCCAGTTCTTCCCATTAATTATTGAGCACAGCCCAGATAATGTACTGAAGACACATGAAAGTTCATGGGCAGAATACTATGGTTTATGCCTGTCctacatggaaaaaatatattttctagtAAGGTGGTAAATCTGTAACTTGAAGGTTGTTATAGTAGAATCTCTGGCTATTGTTGGAATCCCAAGCAAAAATACTCTATTTGTTATATTTGCCACAGTTCCTTTCCTGCTACACTCATCCTGGTCCTTTTTGACCTTTCTTATGGCTCATAACTAAGCTGCCCAATAATGTGACAGCATTAGCTCCAGGAAGAAATTTACATTGACTTTGCCAAGACTAAacttgtcttcctttctttcctgagtaCAATCCAAGGTGATGACACAAATTTAGGAACCTTCAAGATATCTGTTCTCATTGTCTGAAAGTCTGCCTTTTTATACGATGCCAGAACACCTGGAGTCAGGTGAAGCATGTAACTGTCCGTGGTTTCCAGGCAAAGAACTACATGCAGGAAGGagaataactgaaaaatgtCTCTTGGTCAGTTGAGGGCAGCACTGAACAAAGCTTCTATTTTCTCCCATGTGTGGTCTAAATAGTTGTGAAACTTTTGGGGGGAATATGGTATGACTGCGTTTCACGGTACATGTTATAGCTCTTCTTCCTTATAGGCATAGGCTCAGTTCCATGAAGTTTACTCCACGAAGATACTTTCAGGTGAGTACTTAGAAGCCCATCTTCCTTGTTTGCTCTAAGTGAGCATTAACAATTCCATGAGCGTATTTATACGGAGCTTTTTGCTGCTCAGTTATGACTCCCCTTAGCCCATGACCAGGCTGTGCTCTGTACTCTGTTTATCATCACCACTTgaggctgctgtgctctggagttaccctttctgcttctctttgtaTATTTCACAGTTAAGCtttcaggaaacaaagaatTTTACAGTGCAATTGTAAAAATGTAGTGCTATTTCCATCTCAAAGGTCAGTGACCACTCTCTTATTGAAGCAAACCCTATCAGTAGTAACTTACTACAGCTGTTATAGTCTGCTAACATGGGACTGAATGCTAAAACATACAAACACTCCTCCTTACCAGTAGCCTCTTTCTTTACTGGTCCAATACTACCAGGAGTCATGGTGCTAACAGAACAGTGTGGCTGCAAAAAAGGTAAATGGAAATTCAATCAATTTTCATAGACCCCAGCTCAGTAACAAcaataatgttaataaatataaaatgttatctGAGGTCAAGCAAATCCCTGCTAGAATCCTAAAAATATTATCCCACAATTTCATGACCAAACCACTGAACATTCTCTCTTCTTCACTCTCCCCCAGCAGAAAGTGTCCTCAACACACGGGGTTTAAGTAGGACTCCCAGAAGCACAGTATTACAGACAGATGTGCTTTTTGAGTATTAGTTTCCATGGTATTTTGGCAAAATTTCCATGCTTTGCCTGCCATGAAAATATTGCAGGAAACCAAAGGTGCTACATGAAAACCCCATCACAGCATTTGGATTCCTTTTGACAGTAGAGATCATATGAGGCAACAACATTTTCCTCTAATTATGAAACAATTTAGTGCTAATAGGCCAACGTGAGGCATTTCTCTATATACGAAGATTCCTTGGTTTGATAAAAGTGCCTCATATGCACAGaacattaaattaaatcaaaataaagatttcagtTTACTCAGATTGACTCAGACTTAATTGACATCCCTTGTGgcaattttccatttctgtctctgaagtGTCATTCATTTTATTAATAAGATGTaaacaaattcttttaaaatcaggctGTTTACTGCAAAGATGGAGACCAATAACGCTAGTTTTAAAAGGCAGGCATTAAACAGCTGAAGGGTAGAGTGTGAAGGACCACATCTACCACctactgaaaggaaattttaacaGATATGCACCCCTTTTATCCCAAATATTACTATCATTGCCACTACTAGTGCACAACTGCTGGGTCAGACAGCTGGCTCTTTGTTGAGGAGTGATTTGGAGGAATGCTGAGGCATTTGCCATTTTTGTTATCCATGTCATAACTTTTGACTTGTTCAAAATCCTGAGAGACTTGGCAAAGTTTTGAGCCTTCACAGAGGCCTTCTACATTGCGATTGTTGGCACCTGTGGCCCTCCTGGGATATTTCACCCCAGCACACATGCATGCCTACATAAAAGCAGCAATTGCATATTGCAGGAACAATGTATGTTTTCCAAGAGCTATGATTTTCATGTAGTCCTGAGAGGAATTGATATAGAAGAATTGAAAGATATTTCTCATTAATCATTCAGATCATTCACCTTAGAATGATTACTCACCCCTCCCTATTCTACAATCACCAACATATCTATTGTACTTCAGTGATCAATTATCTCTACAGTTCTTCAACGGCTGACACACAAAAATAGTACACTCAGTCGCCTGTGGATATTTTAGTCTTTACTCAGAAATTGAGCAGCAACTTTTCTCCCTTTATATGAAGTATTTAGCTGTAATTTCCTTCATCTCTGGCGGACTTCAGGGAAAAGTAGGGGGAAGTCTAAAATATCTAAAGCTCTTTCAACTACATGTTCTCATTTCCTTCAggctgaaaaattaaatctccCTCCCATTTTGTGGTCACAatctcttcttgttttcctggGGCATCTTCCTTATTCTCTCCCTCAAGAGCTTGTTACCCTAAAAGTATCTTCTAGCTGTTTCAGTCAGTCCAAAACCTTCTAAGGTTTTCGTTCTCTTTTTACTCACTCTGGGAAAAGAGAGATTTGCTTCTCCTCAGTTAACAAGGTTAGGCTATGGTAcaacatgtaaaagaaacagcatttcttaTGACAGACTCACCACAtgttcatcatcatcatcatcatcatcttcttgAGCATCATGAAGTAGTTTGGAGAGGAACTGCAGAGAAGAGCCTGAGGAAACACTGTCCATATCAATACCCACCGTTCACCTAtgcagaaaagacaagtgacaggtgaagaaagaacaaaatctaTTCTGTGCTGTCTGTAAAGAACAATTTTCCTAATGTGTGTTATGGAAGGATAAATTTTAGCCGACCTCTTACATGCATGATGTTAAAACACATATAATGGAATATAATCAACCTTTCCTCTCTGTGATCAGATTATAGACTCTTTTGCTCCACAGGCATTAGCTGCATCACAGCTCAAGCCTTACAGTGACTAGTAGCTCTGGTAGACCCCATGTCAACATGGATTTGCAGCTACTGCCAGGGCGAGGGCAGTAGGACGCCTTGGCTCAGGCCTGGTACTGAGAAGCCAGACAGAAGTGTTCGCAGAGGTTCTCTGCCCCGGCCCTGCTCCAGGCAGGCTtagggcagccccagctccaggcCCCAGCCGAGAGCGAACGGAAACGCGGTGTCGGGGAAACCCGCCCTCACCACGGCGCCGCTTTGAGGCCGCACAGCGGCTCCCGACCCCGCGGCACGGGCGCCGGGGCACCCCACCCGCACCCCAGGCCCGGCGCGGCtcggcccagcccggcccgccccggggcggccgcGTCTCCAGCGGCAGCGAGCAGCCGCTCTGGCTCCCCCGGAcgccccggcgccgccgccggccgcgtCCCCCGTCACTACGGCAACGGGCAGCCCGAAAGccccccgctccgcccgccTCCTGTAGCCCCGCGAGCCAATCCGGCCGGCCCGCCCACGAGCGGCGGCGGGACTAGCCAATAGCTGCTGAGGGCGGGAAGGCCCGGCCGGTGGTTGGGAGGCGGCGGAGAGGGGCGGGTGCGGAGCGGCGGTAACGTGCGTCATCGctgcgcgcgcgcgcgcggcgCCTGGCGGCTGGGGGCGTGCACGGCCGCCGGTGGCGGTGCGCCGAGCGGGTCGGCGGGTCTGCTGTccggcggaggcggggggctgcgggagccgggccgccgccgggTCTGGGTCTGGGTCTGGGTCTGGGTCTCGGTCTCGGTCTCCTGACGGTGTCCGTCCCTCTTCCTGCaaggccgccgccgccatgaACCAGTTCAGCTTCGGGTCGggcgcggcgggaggcggctTCACCCTGGGCACGCCGAAGACGGCCGCCACCACGGCCACGGCCGGCTTCTCCTTCTCCACGCCCGCCGCCTCGGGGGGCTTCAGCTTCGGGAGCGCGGCCCAGGCGCCTGCCGGCAGCCAGCCCGCCGGGCTCTTCTCGTTCAGCAGGCCGGGCGCTGCCGCGCAGCCGGCCAGCTTCAGCTTCGGGACGCCGGCCACGGCCACCGCGACGCCGGCAGCAAACGTGTTCCCGCTGGGGTGAGAGGCCCGGGGGTCGGCCGGAGCCGGGGTGGGCGCGTTGGCTTTGCTGAGCGGCCCCGGCCACGGGGGAGCGCGAGTGGGTGATGCCCTCCTCGTTGCTTTGGAGGTGCTTTGCAAGCAATTCTCAAGGGAGCGAACCTGTTGCTCCTGTGCCTTAGAGCTCCCGCTGTGCTGTAGCACATCGGGAAAAGCGTTCGGCGAGACCTGGTCCTTGTCGATGCTGACTTTTTCAGACAGGTGTTAAGACGGGCAAGGTGTTCCACGCTGC harbors:
- the DNAAF6 gene encoding dynein assembly factor 6, axonemal isoform X1 — protein: MDSVSSGSSLQFLSKLLHDAQEDDDDDDDEHVPHCSVSTMTPGSIGPVKKEATGTFQVKSENMKTIWSAEEVPEGSEFDDTWDPREQPEYQILFKQCVGTEDVFFGMSRKDPSTACCEDVVIKIKLPETRYSDITLDIQDKVLDLRTPKKKLLLHLPYHVDSKNGKARFLSEEETLEVTLRVSRKFDFINFV
- the DNAAF6 gene encoding dynein assembly factor 6, axonemal isoform X2 codes for the protein MDSVSSGSSLQFLSKLLHDAQEDDDDDDDEHVPHCSVSTMTPGSIGPVKKEATGTFQVKSENMKTIWSAEEVPEGSEFDDTWDPREQPEYQILFKQCVGTEDVFFGMSRKDPSTACCEDVVIKIKLPETRYSDITLDIQDKVLDLRTPKNALLWVPSSAKCPGSTKTS